A part of Desulfonatronovibrio magnus genomic DNA contains:
- a CDS encoding JAB domain-containing protein: protein MQDKIKSLLNELYAMEAKPDYYLSNPEASVVALLPYRKKKTEHFVALYVDNKNRLICKKVMSKGTVDQAPVFPREIVRHALLKQASGLILGHNHPGGDPEPSLQDRELTSKIKRICQELGIRVLDHVIVTDTGHFSFQEHGYL, encoded by the coding sequence ATGCAGGATAAAATAAAATCACTCTTAAACGAGCTATACGCTATGGAGGCAAAGCCGGATTATTACTTATCCAACCCTGAAGCCTCAGTCGTTGCCCTTTTGCCCTACAGGAAGAAAAAGACTGAACACTTTGTAGCACTGTACGTAGACAACAAGAACCGGCTTATCTGTAAGAAGGTAATGTCCAAAGGTACTGTAGACCAGGCCCCGGTATTCCCCAGGGAAATTGTACGCCATGCTCTCTTAAAGCAGGCCTCAGGCTTAATTCTCGGACACAACCATCCCGGAGGCGATCCTGAGCCATCGCTGCAGGACAGGGAGCTTACCAGCAAAATCAAGAGGATCTGTCAAGAACTGGGAATCCGGGTACTGGACCACGTAATCGTAACTGATACCGGCCACTTCTCATTTCAAGAACACGGGTATTTATAA